The following are from one region of the Anabrus simplex isolate iqAnaSimp1 chromosome 8, ASM4041472v1, whole genome shotgun sequence genome:
- the LOC136878786 gene encoding matrix metalloproteinase-2 gives MKKPRCGIPDIEPRVSRRKRYTLHGRKWDYTNLTWSLRTIYPRNLDPRLVRQQLGRALDVWAQNSRLTFAEVNDDRADILVYFERGYHGDGYPFDGRGHILAHAFFPGIGRGGDAHFDEEENWILHELGDDTEGTSLFAVAAHEFGHSLGLSHSSVQGALMYPWYQGIKANFQLPDDDRHGIQQLYGAKEDKLWGIIPQIPQQTPQEPRTPPPPPPTPKPTKPTRRPPTRTRRPTHPPPTHPPRRVPTHRPEYRPHEPIEKPDTCNTSYDAISVIRGEVFVFKGKYQWRIGDEGLYAGYPTEIRRMWAELPENLTHIDAVYERNDKKIVVFIGKQFYMFDGYRLERDYPKPLTYLGLPETLEKIDGAMVWGHNKKTYFFSGTMYWRYDSDVGSVELDYPRDMSMWKGVGYNIDTVFQWRDGKTYFFKGKGFWKFNDLRMRVENDRQIPSGPFWMGCPPELENPKTERNVNTSTHRTYKPRSEKTKAEFPDKASWDDPQVAESGSVRTRLNVTAMLLLICWRFFVA, from the exons TCTTCGAACAATATATCCTCGGAATCTGGACCCGCGCCTAGTCCGTCAGCAGTTAGGGCGAGCACTAGATGTCTGGGCACAAAATTCAAGATTAACATTTGCCGAAGTAAATGATGACAGAGCAGACATCTTAGTATATTTTGAAAG GGGTTATCATGGAGATGGTTACCCGTTTGACGGACGAGGTCATATCTTGGCACATGCCTTCTTCCCGGGTATTGGCAGAGGTGGAGATGCACATTTTGATGAAGAGGAGAATTGGATTCTGCATGAATTAGGAGATGATACTGAAG GAACCAGTCTCTTTGCTGTCGCAGCTCATGAGTTTGGCCACTCCCTGggcttgtcacactcctctgtgCAAGgtgcgctgatgtatccctggtACCAGGGTATAAAAGCTAACTTCCAGCTTCCAGATGATGATAGACATGGCATCCAGCAACTTTATG GTGCCAAGGAAGATAAGCTGTGGGGAATTATACCACAAATACCACAACAAACTCCCCAAGAGCCTCGAactccgcctccacctccacctaCACCGAAGCCAACCAAGCCAACACGGAGACCACCCACTCGTACTCGACGCCCTACTCATCCACCACCAACACACCCACCTCGAAGAGTTCCTACACACAGACCAGAATACCGGCCCCATGAACCTATTGAGAAACCAGACACATGTAATACCAGCTATGATGCCATCTCTGTCATCCGTGGTGAAGTCTTTGTCTTCAAGGGAAAA TATCAGTGGAGAATTGGGGATGAAGGATTATATGCTGGTTACCCAACTGAAATACGTCGCATGTGGGCAGAACTTCCAGAAAATCTCACTCATATTGATGCAGTGTATGAACGAAATGATAAGAAGATAGTGGTCTTCATAG GAAAGCAGTTCTATATGTTTGATGGTTACAGACTGGAGAGGGACTATCCTAAACCGCTGACTTATCTTGGTTTGCCTGAAACACTGGAGAAGATTGACGGTGCTATGGTATGGGGACACAATAAGAAAACTTATTTCTTTAGTGGAACTATGTATTGGAG ATATGATTCCGATGTTGGATCAGTAGAGCTGGATTATCCGCGGGACATGTCCATGTGGAAGGGCGTTGGGTACAACATTGATACAGTTTTCCAGTGGAGAGATG GAAAAACATACTTCTTCAAAGGCAAAGGTTTCTGGAAGTTCAATGATTTACGCATGCGTGTGGAGAATGACAGACAGATACCTTCAGGACCATTTTGGATGGGATGTCCACCAGAATTAGAAAATCCAAAGACTGAAAGAAATGTGAATACGTCCACACATCGTACATACAAGCCAAGAAGTGAAAAGACAAAAGCAGAATTCCCTGATAAGGCTAGTTGGGATGATCCACAAGTTGCCGAGTCTGGCAGTGTACGGACAAGGCTGAATGTGACGGCAATGCTCCTACTCATTTGTTGGAGGTTTTTTGTGGCATGA